TTCTCTAGAGACTCCAAATATCTTCCATTCTTGCATGACTTCTTCTGTCTTGGAGGAACGTGATAAAATTCTTGTTGTAGCATTTTATTTTAACGAAACTCCCCTTTATACAATAAAGATAAATGAGCATTTCATCTAAAATGTCTCTCATTTTAGTATGTGTGATGAATGGTGTGGATGTAAAAATGAACATAATGATGATATTTTTACTCAAGGGgagggaaaataaagaaaaaaaacatttcatgaaAAAATTGTGCTCATAAAAAGGATTCTTCTCTACATTTACGTCTTGGATTGGTATTCACAAAAAGaccataaagaaaaaaaaaattgctatgCTACCTAGTTCCACCACTAGCTAGTTTTAATTTGTGAATGAAGAGATTTTTAATCATATTGCATAAGTATTGTTTAAGCATATTTTAGTTTTGAATTTGAtgtaatcaaatagttaaaaaaaataaataaatgattgaaTCGGATTGGACCATTTGCATACAAACCTGAATCATGAGAAGAATAATGGCTATTTTTGGAAAAAAGGAGATGAGTTTTAATTTATTGAGAAGTTGACGCTAGTGATCAAAACGGTAAGTAGAAGGGAAATTAAAACGGTGCGTAAAATACTCATTTGGGACAAGGTAATTAATTATGAAATGCTGTGCATTAATGACAAATCTTCTTATTCTTCTACCTGGGGCGAAGGAGTGTAATGGCGGGAAATTAGTTACACCAGCTGTAAACAGTTACCAATTTTAGAGAAttagattctaaaattttcattaGAAATTGTATATAAAAAGGTGTAGATCTTACTGATTTTTTTTCAATGAGAAATGAATAGAGAATTTTCTCTCTAAATTGTGTAACGGTTACTAGTTTCATTTTCTTTGAGTGTTTTTAATTTTTGTTCATGGTATCAAAGCCTGTGATCGCTTCCCTTGTGATTTACTCtaagtttttcttttctttgttaattTGAATCAAGTTCATTGTTGAGTGTTGCGATGGTTAGAGAGAAGGACAAAAGTGTTGCTTCAAGCTCCAAGAATCATCTAATCTTGCATAATTCTGATACACCAGGCACGGTTCTTGTAAGCGTTCCTTTGACTGGCGGGAACTACTTAACCTAGAGCAGATCTATGCTAATTACATTGAGAGCCaaggataaattatgttttgtcacTGGCATATGTGAAAAACCAGGAGAAGATTCTCTAGATCTGGAGCAGTGGATGAAAGTAGATTGTATGGTTATGTCCTGGATCTTGAACTCCATTTCAAAAGAAATTGTGGAGGCTTTTCTCTATACTACTACAGCAAATGAGTTATGAAATGAGTTGGCCTAGAGATTTGGAGGTAGCAATGGACCACAACTTTATTAGCTCAAAAGAGAGATCAGTGTTTTTCAGCAAGGTAACATGTCTACTATGGCTTATTTTACAAAGTTGAAAAAAACTATGGGATGAGCTAGCATGTTTAAGGCCTCTACCTATCTGCACTTGTGGTCCTTCAAAGGAATTAGTTGATATCAGTGATGATGATAAGGTAATTGAGTTTTTTATGGGACTTAATCAAACCTATGATTATGTGAGAAATCAAGTTCTCTAAATGGATCCATTTCCTTCCATAAATAAGGCTTACTCCCCAGTGCAGAGGGTGGAGAAGCAAAAGGAAATAAGTGCTATTGCCACAGATATACTTGAAATTTTAGTAGCCATGATGGTTAAGTGATAGAATTTTAGGAAAGAAGATTCACATGCTAGATTTAAACCACAGTACTAGAAGAAGGAAGGCAAGAATGCAAGCCATACAAAGGAATCTTTCTTTAAGGTCATAGGTTATACAGATTGGTATAAACAAAAGAAAGAGAAACTTGCTGCTAACATGGCCATTCAACCTCTTGAGGATTCAACTGTTACAGAAGGCATAATTACTCCAACAACTAAATATGACTAGAATGCAAatcttataaatataatttagcaAGAGGTAATGAGGATTCTCAAAGGCAAATCTGTTCAAGAGGCAGGCTGtgttgaattttctggatttgcCTATAAATCGTCCACTATTCaatcaattattcttaagaaattcACTACCAATGAATGGTTCATTGATAGCAGTGCTAGTGCCCATATGTGTTCTAACCTAGACCTTATGACCATTTTAGCTAAACTTTCACCACCTAGTTCAATTTATTTACCTGATGGCACAGTGCAACTTATTACTTGTGTAGAAATTGTGATTTTGCATTCAAACCTCACATGAGGCATGTTCTTTATATTCCTGGTTTCAAACATAAGCTTTTATCAGTATACCAACTTTCTGCAGATTCACATATTTCAATTACATTTTTTAATGACCATTGTCATTTACAAGACTTATGGACTAAGGAGATTGTTATTGTGGGCAAGTTGGACAGAGGATTATACAAGTTGCATTTTAGTTCCTTTTTCTGTTACAAAATCAAATTCTACTTTGTATCCAGCTACTAGCATACTATCCAAATCATGTAATAAGGCTCGCCCTTTGTATACAAATAAAGTTGATTCTTCACTGTAACACTCAAGATTTGGCCATGCATCTCATTCTAAACTTTCTCATATTCCTGTTATTCATTGCAAAATTAGTAACCATGTATGTGAAATCTATCCATGGGCTAAACAACATAGATTACCTTTCCCCAAGAGTCACATAATCAATCCGTGTAATTTTCATCTACTGCATCTAGACCTATGGGGACCCTATCCTCCTAAAACACTTACTGGTGCATCCTATTTCTTGACTATAGTTAATGACCATAGCACAACCACCTGGACCTATTTGTTACAAAACAAATATCAAGTTTGTCACACCATTTCAATGTTTCTCAAAATGGTTGCTAATCATTTCTAAATTACTGTCAACTTTGTAAGAATAGATAATGAGTCAGAATTCCTCAATTTTAAGCGCATCAATCTTTTTGAAACACAAGAATTCCTCAATTCTGAGTGCATCAATCTTTTTGAAACACAAGGCATCATTCACCAAAGGATAACCACTTACACTCCTCAACAAAATGGGATAGCAAAGAGAAAACATAAACATCTGCTACCAAATGCTAGAGCCTTAATGATTCAATCTGGTTTACCTAAAATTTTCTTGGGGGAATCCATTCTACATGCTACTTACCTTGTCAATAAAATTTCTAGTTCAGTTCTTCAATGGAAAACACCTTGTGAGATACTTTACAACAATTGTCCTGATTATAGTAGCCTTAGAAATTTTAGTTGTCTTTTTTTTGCAACCACTGTTacaccataaaaaaaaaaaaaaagtttgccCCTAAAGCTGTCAAGTGTATGCACTTGGGACATGCTATTGGGCATAAAGCTTACAAGTTGTATGATCTTCACTCACATTCTATGTGCATATCTAGAGATGTGGTGTTTTATGAAATGATTTTCCCTTTCACTCAACAAACTAATTCTTTTGTTCCAGTCACTTACCCATTTCCTATTTCTGATGATAATATTTTTGAGTCATATGTTCCTATTCCTTCATCTTCCTTTTCACTTTCTAATCGGCCTTCTACTTCACTTAATCCTAATCTTCCCATTCAAACATATTCCTTGCCAATTCGAAAAAGCACCAGAATCACTCACAAGCCTTCTTGGCTTAATGATTTTATAGCTAATGTACAGTTGTTTGATCATCTTCCAGTCCCACAAAATGATTCTCCTAGTTTAGAATTTTCTTCAGGCAACCTTCCCACCCAATTTATTTTTTCTAAACCTCTTTTTAACAAGACACATTTCGACTTTATTGCTAATGTATCAATGCTTCATGAACCTATTTCTTATGAATAAGCTAAAACTGATCCTAAGTGGGTCGTAGCAATGCAATGAGAGTTAGATGCATTGAAACATAATCAAACATGGGATTTAGTTCCCTTTTCAGTTCATAAAAGCCCATCGCCTCCAAATGGGTATACAAAATAAAATGCAAGCAAGATGGTACTATTGACCGTTATAAGGCTCGGCTGGTGGCTAAGGGTTTTAATCAACTATAAGGGGTGGATTACATGGATAGTTTTTCTCCAGTAGCCAAATTGGTCACCGTGAGATTATTTCTTGTTGTTGCTTCTGCCAAATAATGGCCTATCCATCAATTGGATGTTAATAATGTGTACCTCCATGGCTCTATAGATGAAGAGCTCTACATGCTCCCACTTTAGGGATATATTAAAGCGCAATCTAATCAAGTGTGTAAGTTAAGGAAGTCTTTATATGGCCTAAAACAAGCTGGACGATAGTGGAAAAAAGTGTTTACCTCAAAATTGACTTAGTTTGGCTTTGTTCAATCTGGCCATGATCATTGCCTGTTCACTAAAGGGAATGCTTCCACCTTCCAAGCACTCACATTATATATTAACGATGTTCTTGTTACTGATGCCAGTGAATCTAATATCATTTCTACTAAAGAATTCTTGGATTAGCAATTTACAATCAAGAATTCAGGTACGCCAAATTTTTCTTGAGTCTAGAAATAGCTCATTCTTCTTTTGGCATATTCCTCAGTCAAAAGAAATACATTCTTGATATTATTTTAGATGCTGGTCTTCAGAATGCAAAGGTTGCTTAGGTCCCACTTCCTCGTGGACTCAAGCTCACTGCGTCCTTTGGCTCTTAACTTTCAGATCCTGCCCAATACAGGAGACTTATTGTACATCTTCTCTATTTGAATCTGACTCTGCCATCTATCACATTTTCTGTCCAACAATTGAGCCAATACATGCATGCTCCACGCCAATCACACTGGGACGCCCCTTACATGTACTTTGCTATTTGAAAGGTTACCTGAATAAAGGATTATTCTTCCCTAGTTTGAATTCTCTTAATCTTGCTGCTTAATGTAACACTGATTGAGGCTCATGCACTGATTCTCAAAAGTTCATTATCGGGTTTTGTATCTTTCTAGGCAGCTCTTATATTTCATGGAAGTCTAAGAAATAAACCACCGTGAGTCATTCATCAGCCAAGGCTGAATACCGCAGTATGGCATCAACGGTATGTGAACTCCAGTGGTCGACTTTCCTTCTTCGTGATTTTCACATTCCCTTACCTACACCTATTCCACTCCATTGTCACAACAAAGCCGCTTTACACATTGCGACCAATCCCATCTTCTATGAGTGCACTAAACACTTAGACATTGATTGCCACATTATCCGAGATCAAGCAATAAAAGGTTTTGTCAAGCTCACGCATCTTTCTTCCAAATTGCAGATTGCTGATCTTTTCACCAAATGCCTGGGCTATCCTCTGTTCCCATTTTTTGTTTCCAAGCTAGGTATGGTCTCTGCTTCCCATTCTCcagcttgagagagagagagagagagagcgagagGGGGGGGGGTGGAGATGAGAAGAATAACGATTATTTTCAAAATAGAAGAGATGAGTTTTATTTTATTGAGAATTGACGCTGGCTATCAAACCAGTGAGTAGAAGGAAAATTAAAGCAGTGCGTAAAAGACTCATTTGGGACAAGACAATTAATTTTGAAATATTGTTCATCAATGACaagtcttctttcttcttctactTGAGAACCAAGGAGTGCAATGCAGGAAATTAATTATACCAGCTGTAAATAgttatcaatttttgaaaattagATTCTAGAATTTCATtagaaattttatataaaaaggtGTAAAtctaactgattttttttttaatgagaaaTGAATGGAGAATTTTCCCTCCAGATTATGTGATGGTTATCAGTTTCATTTTCTTTGAGTGTTCTTAATTTTTGGTCAAATCATCACCACTTTTCCATTTTGACTTTCAAGCTTCTTCCAATAAGCCTTTATCTGAACCCATTTTTCAGGGGTGCAGAGTCCTTAAATAATTAGGGACCACCTCTCTAATTTTTCATGTTTTTTGTGCTTTCATATTCAAGTGTGTGTTCTTTCTTTTTctaaaaaaatcaataaattcaaaattattaaaaataaaatcaattgtaATAGTTATGCTCTGAAATTGCATTATTAATCACAAAAAAATAAACTATTAAAAagcattattaaaaaaaaaacttatgattattttgtttttataaaacaaatcttattttataaataattttcgatgaattaataattcatttaataataaaaatattttttttaacgtGTTTTACTTCGACGCACGTTTTCCTCTCAAACAGCCTCTAAACGACACCGTTTCCCATTGGCCCCGCGGAACTCAAAATCAACTATTAACTAACAAAAATAAAGCGCCACAATAAACATTTCAAGTCCGCGTTCATCATTGAACCCGCACTCCTCTTTCTCCTTGCTCAATCAAATCTCTATTTCTGAATTCACActcaaatttctcttttaatcctCAAATTTCTGCCAAAATTACTTCCTAGATCTGCCGAAACGACAACTACTCTTCTAAATTCGAAGTACTCATCGTACCTCCTCAAAATCGGCGTGGAGGGCTCAAATATTCCAATTTTGAAGCACCGTATTGTTCCTTTTTTGGAGCTTTGAAGATTGAATTTTCGCTTGGGTAGCAAAGAATTGGCTGTGAATTCATCGGGATTTGAATGCTGCGGAGTGCTTAAAGTTCGAGTCTATCTGATGGGTGTTTCTGATGCCTGAATTCGCTAATTTAGACCATGTGGTATTTTTTCATGCTTGAAATTCGAAGAATTTTACCCAACATTTTTAGTTGACTGCCGAGAGGTGCTAGCAGTTCGTTTTTTTAAGCAAGTGGTCAATTTCAAGGGTTACTGAGTATTTTAGGGTTTGGAGAAGCTTCGCTGGATTTTCAGGCCATGGATAGTAGCGGTGAGTTTATGATGAATTTTATTATGTGTTTTGAGTTTGGTAGTTTTCGGGCGATTTAGGAGGTTTATTTTGGGAACTAGGCTTTAAATTTGTTGGATTTATCTTTATTTTTGGCTTTAGTAGCGTTATGGTTGGTGTTTAAAGCTAGTAGTAATTCACAAGATTTGTGGAGCTGAGTTTGTGAACGTGCGTCTAGAAAATTTTATGGTTTTgtagagtttccagaagcttagtTTCTGGCACTAGGGCTAGTTTTATCATTGAAGTTCAAATGGGAAATTCATTATTGataatttgttttatttcttgTCAGGTGTTTGTTGCGTGGGTTTTTGAAGACtccaacccccccccccctctctttctcttctttttctctctcttccttTTTATGTTTACCGAGTTCATTTCTAGTAGTTGCAAGAGTTTTTGAAGAGTTGCAATGGACTATGAGCTTTCTGATAGTAGTGGTGAGTTAATTAAggttttgatttttgtaatttaacTCATGTTTTTTAGGACCTCATTTGATGGATTATAGTTTACTGTTGATATGAGGTTTACTTCATGTTCCAAAGTAGAAGGAACTAGGTATAGGATGCTTAAGCTTCTAAACTGGATTATTTGTTCAGTATTGTAAATGATGTGCGAGATTCTGAAGTCATTGTCTAGTTTTTCTTGGTGATAATGAAAGCTTTTGGGGCTTCTATGTTGTAAAGAGTTGGTTTGAGAAAACTCTATGGATTACTTTTGGGGGTGGTATTTTGATGGTTTGTACATTAATATGTGAGATGGCAACGTTGTAGCATGTTTTTTATATATTTCTTCTTGCGAGCATTTGCAAGGTGGGGattgttattttcatttattaTGCAGTAAAAGTTTAACATGCTGTGTTCTTAATCATTTTAATGGTAGGCACTGATGATGACCTTCCACCATCACATCGAAATAGATTCCAAAGTCGGGTACGACCTGCTGGGAATGGAAGATCTACGGCAGTTGGTTCTGCTTCATTAGCTAGGGTTCACAGTGATATGGAAACTCAAATACACAACATTGAGCAGGAAGCATACACTTCAGTCCTACGGGCATTTAAAGCACAATCTGATGCCATTACTTGGGTATTCGATAGCACGCTTCtcatatgtattatattttaccTTGTATAGTTACATGTTAAAACAAATTTGAATGtgctttatatttttattttccagGAAAAGGAGAGTTTAATTACAGAACTCAGGAAAGAGTTAAGGGTATCAGATGAGGAGCACAGGGAGCTACTATGCAGGGTTAATGCTGATGACATCATCCGCAGAATAAGGTCTAATTATTTCGTGGCATGTTCTGTTGAGCAGCGTTTTTCCAAAATCTAATAACTTCTGGTCAGTTTTGTCCTTTAATGGGAAAGTGTATTATATTATGATGCTAGGGAATGGAGAAAGACAAATGGGCTTCAATCTAGCATGCCAAGCACAGCCCAGCCTGCTCCTGATCCCACACCTAGTCCTACTGTTTCAGCATCACGCAAGAAACAGAAAACATCACAGTCAGTTGCTTCATTGTCCGTGGGTGCACCTTCACCTGCATTACCATCTATGCAACCATCTTCATCAGCCCTAAGACGGGGTCTGCCGCCAGGGTCTAGAAGCAAGAAACCCAAATCAGTAAGTTGAATAATTTTGCAGTGTCAAGAAAATGATGATTTGATTTGTGCTTCCTGCTTCATTATTACCTTCAGTTTTTGGTTAATGCAACATATTTTCCACTGCATCTTCAATGAAGTCCATGCAGTATCCTTCTACAGGTTTGGGTGGAAGAGCACAAGCTGCAATTCGGAGTTCTTCAGGTGCATTTGCCACTAATGAACCTGCAGAAGCAACCAGTTATGATCCATTGATCGGAAGGAAAGTTTGGACTCGGTGGCCTGAAGATAACCAATACTATCAGGCTGTTATAACCGACTACAATCCAGTTGAGGTACATTTTATTTGATGGTTGATTATACAGCGTTCCAATGGTTGTTAGGCTTTTTTTGAGCATGATTATTTTCTTCATATTGACAGGGGAGGCATGCTTTGGTTTATGATATTAATACAGTGGATGAAACATGGGAATGGGTTAACCTGAAAGAGGTAAAATTTTTACCATTTTCCTGTGGACCAATAACTTTACATGGTTCATTTTACATCTACATGGAGTGAGTGTGCAAGAAAATTGATTTCTATTTATCTATGATTAACCTCTACTAGTTATAATTAACAGTGACGCCACATGTTATACAAAAGTTAGATTTAAATATCCATTGAAATTAAACTTACTGGTTCTCTcatcttaaaattttgatatgcaattttttttttctttttttttgccgggggggggggggtggggggttGGGGTTGGGTTGGTGTGCTGGGGTTCATTTATGAAAATTAGTGACGCATTAAAAATTTCTAGTTGAATCTTCAGCTTTGATATGATGCATATTTTGGGGATTTATCATTATGATATGTCAACGAAATTTTTAAGGGTtttgataaataataaaatactgAATCATAGCATCTTCAGGATAAACTTTTCCATACAAGCGCTTTATTTTCTATACCCACTGACAAATTGTATTGAGACATCAAACATCATATGATTTATTATCCATCATTACCAGTATGATGTGACAGAGAATGCTGCATCTGACTTATCCTCTCTGTCTCTCACTTACACTAACGCATGCTCGCCCTCCCCACATGCAGTGCTAGGAGTTGGCAATTTCTAGGGGAACAATCAACAGTGCATATTCTTATGAGCCTCTGTCACTTATGCAATTAGCCATCTATTTTCTTTTGTGATTTACAATTCATCTCCTAAATGTTTCCTCATGGAAGAAGGCATTATACTTTCTATTGATATGCATATGTGTTAATTGGCAGATTTCTCCTGAAGATATAAGATGGGAGGGTGAGAATCCGGGAATTTTTCATAGAGGTGGCCGGCCTGGACCAGGCCGTGGGAATAAGAAATCTATGGCACGTGGTGGAGCACTTGCTGGTGCAGGAAGAGGTAGAGGGACTATGAAGGGGCAGTCTAGAAAAGATATCCCATTATCACAAAACGGAATTGGAAAAAAGGCTTTAGG
Above is a genomic segment from Hevea brasiliensis isolate MT/VB/25A 57/8 chromosome 17, ASM3005281v1, whole genome shotgun sequence containing:
- the LOC110661246 gene encoding protein EMSY-LIKE 3 isoform X7 — protein: MDSSGTDDDLPPSHRNRFQSRVRPAGNGRSTAVGSASLARVHSDMETQIHNIEQEAYTSVLRAFKAQSDAITWEKESLITELRKELRVSDEEHRELLCRVNADDIIRRIREWRKTNGLQSSMPSTAQPAPDPTPSPTVSASRKKQKTSQSVASLSVGAPSPALPSMQPSSSALRRGLPPGSRSKKPKSYPSTGLGGRAQAAIRSSSGAFATNEPAEATSYDPLIGRKVWTRWPEDNQYYQAVITDYNPVEGRHALVYDINTVDETWEWVNLKEISPEDIRWEGENPGIFHRGGRPGPGRGNKKSMARGGALAGAGRGRGTMKGQSRKDIPLSQNGIGKKALGDIEILHTDTLIKEVEKVFGASHPDPMEIEKAKKVLKEHEQALVDAIAKLEHASDGESGNN
- the LOC110661246 gene encoding protein EMSY-LIKE 3 isoform X9 produces the protein MDSSGTDDDLPPSHRNRFQSRVRPAGNGRSTAVGSASLARVHSDMETQIHNIEQEAYTSVLRAFKAQSDAITWEKESLITELRKELRVSDEEHRELLCRVNADDIIRRIREWRKTNGLQSSMPSTAQPAPDPTPSPTVSASRKKQKTSQSVASLSVGAPSPALPSMQPSSSALRRGLPPGSRSKKPKSYPSTGLGGRAQAAIRSSSGAFATNEPAEATSYDPLIGRKVWTRWPEDNQYYQAVITDYNPVEGRHALVYDINTVDETWEWVNLKEISPEDIRWEGENPGIFHRGGRPGPGRGNKKSMARGGALAGAGRGRGTMKGQSRKDIPLSQNGIGKKALGDIEILHTDTLIKEVEKVFGASHPDPMEIEKAKKVLKVRTRVSCIGP
- the LOC110661246 gene encoding protein EMSY-LIKE 3 isoform X8 — encoded protein: MDSSGTDDDLPPSHRNRFQSRVRPAGNGRSTAVGSASLARVHSDMETQIHNIEQEAYTSVLRAFKAQSDAITWEKESLITELRKELRVSDEEHRELLCRVNADDIIRRIREWRKTNGLQSSMPSTAQPAPDPTPSPTVSASRKKQKTSQSVASLSVGAPSPALPSMQPSSSALRRGLPPGSRSKKPKSSMQYPSTGLGGRAQAAIRSSSGAFATNEPAEATSYDPLIGRKVWTRWPEDNQYYQAVITDYNPVEGRHALVYDINTVDETWEWVNLKEISPEDIRWEGENPGIFHRGGRPGPGRGNKKSMARGGALAGAGRGRGTMKGQSRKDIPLSQNGIGKKALGDIEILHTDTLIKEVEKVFGASHPDPMEIEKAKKVLKVRTRVSCIGP
- the LOC110661246 gene encoding protein EMSY-LIKE 3 isoform X5 encodes the protein MDSSGTDDDLPPSHRNRFQSRVRPAGNGRSTAVGSASLARVHSDMETQIHNIEQEAYTSVLRAFKAQSDAITWEKESLITELRKELRVSDEEHRELLCRVNADDIIRRIREWRKTNGLQSSMPSTAQPAPDPTPSPTVSASRKKQKTSQSVASLSVGAPSPALPSMQPSSSALRRGLPPGSRSKKPKSSMQYPSTGLGGRAQAAIRSSSGAFATNEPAEATSYDPLIGRKVWTRWPEDNQYYQAVITDYNPVEGRHALVYDINTVDETWEWVNLKEISPEDIRWEGENPGIFHRGGRPGPGRGNKKSMARGGALAGAGRGRGTMKGQSRKDIPLSQNGIGKKALGDIEILHTDTLIKEVEKVFGASHPDPMEIEKAKKVLKFSLMQEHEQALVDAIAKLEHASDGESADGGHPFSHGQSMDQDRVWRKRPYDEMGGEGRVSDGNKMARGGRVGSVEHQDDGDEI
- the LOC110661246 gene encoding protein EMSY-LIKE 3 isoform X6, whose protein sequence is MDYELSDSSGTDDDLPPSHRNRFQSRVRPAGNGRSTAVGSASLARVHSDMETQIHNIEQEAYTSVLRAFKAQSDAITWEKESLITELRKELRVSDEEHRELLCRVNADDIIRRIREWRKTNGLQSSMPSTAQPAPDPTPSPTVSASRKKQKTSQSVASLSVGAPSPALPSMQPSSSALRRGLPPGSRSKKPKSSMQYPSTGLGGRAQAAIRSSSGAFATNEPAEATSYDPLIGRKVWTRWPEDNQYYQAVITDYNPVEGRHALVYDINTVDETWEWVNLKEISPEDIRWEGENPGIFHRGGRPGPGRGNKKSMARGGALAGAGRGRGTMKGQSRKDIPLSQNGIGKKALGDIEILHTDTLIKEVEKVFGASHPDPMEIEKAKKVLKEHEQALVDAIAKLEHASDGESDGGHPFSHGQSMDQDRVWRKRPYDEMGGEGRVSDGNKMARGGRVGSVEHQDDGDEI
- the LOC110661246 gene encoding protein EMSY-LIKE 3 isoform X2; its protein translation is MDYELSDSSGTDDDLPPSHRNRFQSRVRPAGNGRSTAVGSASLARVHSDMETQIHNIEQEAYTSVLRAFKAQSDAITWEKESLITELRKELRVSDEEHRELLCRVNADDIIRRIREWRKTNGLQSSMPSTAQPAPDPTPSPTVSASRKKQKTSQSVASLSVGAPSPALPSMQPSSSALRRGLPPGSRSKKPKSSMQYPSTGLGGRAQAAIRSSSGAFATNEPAEATSYDPLIGRKVWTRWPEDNQYYQAVITDYNPVEGRHALVYDINTVDETWEWVNLKEISPEDIRWEGENPGIFHRGGRPGPGRGNKKSMARGGALAGAGRGRGTMKGQSRKDIPLSQNGIGKKALGDIEILHTDTLIKEVEKVFGASHPDPMEIEKAKKVLKFSLMQEHEQALVDAIAKLEHASDGESDGGHPFSHGQSMDQDRVWRKRPYDEMGGEGRVSDGNKMARGGRVGSVEHQDDGDEI
- the LOC110661246 gene encoding protein EMSY-LIKE 3 isoform X3, whose protein sequence is MDYELSDSSGTDDDLPPSHRNRFQSRVRPAGNGRSTAVGSASLARVHSDMETQIHNIEQEAYTSVLRAFKAQSDAITWEKESLITELRKELRVSDEEHRELLCRVNADDIIRRIREWRKTNGLQSSMPSTAQPAPDPTPSPTVSASRKKQKTSQSVASLSVGAPSPALPSMQPSSSALRRGLPPGSRSKKPKSYPSTGLGGRAQAAIRSSSGAFATNEPAEATSYDPLIGRKVWTRWPEDNQYYQAVITDYNPVEGRHALVYDINTVDETWEWVNLKEISPEDIRWEGENPGIFHRGGRPGPGRGNKKSMARGGALAGAGRGRGTMKGQSRKDIPLSQNGIGKKALGDIEILHTDTLIKEVEKVFGASHPDPMEIEKAKKVLKFSLMQEHEQALVDAIAKLEHASDGESADGGHPFSHGQSMDQDRVWRKRPYDEMGGEGRVSDGNKMARGGRVGSVEHQDDGDEI
- the LOC110661246 gene encoding protein EMSY-LIKE 3 isoform X1 encodes the protein MDYELSDSSGTDDDLPPSHRNRFQSRVRPAGNGRSTAVGSASLARVHSDMETQIHNIEQEAYTSVLRAFKAQSDAITWEKESLITELRKELRVSDEEHRELLCRVNADDIIRRIREWRKTNGLQSSMPSTAQPAPDPTPSPTVSASRKKQKTSQSVASLSVGAPSPALPSMQPSSSALRRGLPPGSRSKKPKSSMQYPSTGLGGRAQAAIRSSSGAFATNEPAEATSYDPLIGRKVWTRWPEDNQYYQAVITDYNPVEGRHALVYDINTVDETWEWVNLKEISPEDIRWEGENPGIFHRGGRPGPGRGNKKSMARGGALAGAGRGRGTMKGQSRKDIPLSQNGIGKKALGDIEILHTDTLIKEVEKVFGASHPDPMEIEKAKKVLKFSLMQEHEQALVDAIAKLEHASDGESADGGHPFSHGQSMDQDRVWRKRPYDEMGGEGRVSDGNKMARGGRVGSVEHQDDGDEI
- the LOC110661246 gene encoding protein EMSY-LIKE 3 isoform X4, producing MDYELSDSSGTDDDLPPSHRNRFQSRVRPAGNGRSTAVGSASLARVHSDMETQIHNIEQEAYTSVLRAFKAQSDAITWEKESLITELRKELRVSDEEHRELLCRVNADDIIRRIREWRKTNGLQSSMPSTAQPAPDPTPSPTVSASRKKQKTSQSVASLSVGAPSPALPSMQPSSSALRRGLPPGSRSKKPKSSMQYPSTGLGGRAQAAIRSSSGAFATNEPAEATSYDPLIGRKVWTRWPEDNQYYQAVITDYNPVEGRHALVYDINTVDETWEWVNLKEISPEDIRWEGENPGIFHRGGRPGPGRGNKKSMARGGALAGAGRGRGTMKGQSRKDIPLSQNGIGKKALGDIEILHTDTLIKEVEKVFGASHPDPMEIEKAKKVLKEHEQALVDAIAKLEHASDGESADGGHPFSHGQSMDQDRVWRKRPYDEMGGEGRVSDGNKMARGGRVGSVEHQDDGDEI